The proteins below are encoded in one region of Desulfovibrio sp. TomC:
- a CDS encoding 3D domain-containing protein produces the protein MRHVHILLTALTLLVTTMTLPGCAGTKSPNPLADASATTPSAKKKPEDAVIGRLDDPSYLFGSRPLAPKKSVRVKALAYTGCSVKSKRNTRGAWGDALTGNVKAVAVSPDLLEMGLDRGDAISIEGLPGQYKVLDVMHGRHDKTIDIFYGDDQCGARQWGKRTLNITWQ, from the coding sequence ATGCGACATGTCCATATTCTGCTCACGGCGTTGACCCTGCTGGTCACGACAATGACCCTGCCCGGTTGCGCCGGGACCAAGAGCCCGAATCCGTTGGCCGACGCCTCGGCCACAACCCCCTCGGCGAAGAAAAAACCCGAAGACGCCGTCATCGGTCGTCTCGACGATCCCTCCTACCTGTTCGGCAGCCGTCCCCTTGCTCCCAAAAAATCCGTTCGCGTCAAAGCGCTGGCCTATACCGGCTGTTCGGTCAAATCCAAGCGCAACACGCGCGGGGCCTGGGGCGACGCCCTGACTGGAAACGTCAAAGCCGTGGCCGTCTCACCCGATCTGCTGGAAATGGGGCTGGACCGGGGCGACGCCATCAGCATCGAAGGACTGCCCGGCCAGTACAAGGTGCTCGACGTCATGCACGGCCGCCACGACAAGACCATCGACATCTTTTATGGCGACGACCAATGCGGGGCCAGACAGTGGGGAAAACGGACGCTGAACATCACCTGGCAGTGA